The region AGTGATACAATCGACGCGCGGGCACCATTTTGCGATACGAAAGTATTAAGCCTGCGTAATCACTTTTACTGCGTGCGCGCGTGGAATGCAATCGGAAAATGACAGATTAATTGGTATTCGGGATCGGTAATCTATTTCTCTTTGTAATTCTTCGACTCTTTTAATCATCCTTCTCATCTAAGATAAGAATTCTTTCGAGCCATTAGTGAGCCGGTGAGGCAAGTCACCCCAACGTAAAATgagagaaaagggaaaagACGTTAGGTAGCATATGCGTAATCCGTAACAGATCCATTTAAAGAAAACGAGCACCGGTAATGGCGATTTGAAATGTGACCGTTTTTTATAATGGATATTTTTCACggaaatttcaaataaaaagctGTTGTTTCTTGAAGAGAACGGTATATTACGGACATATAAACACTTCACTATTCGTTTATATCGATCTCTTCGAAATTGTCCGAGATCGGGGACGAAACTCTCGGTGAGACGGTTCTATCGAGGCGGCTGGAATTTTGAACGAGAGCAAACGACGACGTTCGTGGTTTCTCGTAGCATTCCCAAGGCGGAGGACGCGAGGCGCTCGCGAGAACGAGGAgcaggaaaagagagagagagagagagagaggggggagagggagggagagagagaaagagtgaaagaaggagggagagaaggTAGGCCGATGGAATGGAATTCAGCAATCAGTTAGGCATTCGGCTCCTAGGATAGCGAGCTCCAGGCGGTATAAATCGCGGCCGTTTGCGCAGGAATATATCCGAGAGACGCCTTCCGCCTCCTCTTCGTCCTGTCGCGTCCCCTCTCCTCTCTACGGGCCCGACCGACGACGCGCGGCTCGTCTTCCTTCTCGTATGATCCTGCCGTACCTCACTCCCCTCATATCCTTCGTGATGACCTTTTGTTTTTTGTCATGCTAGGAACGGTATTAGGCGTCTCGCTTGGAATGCGGCTGTCGCTGAAGAGCCCTCGTTCCTTCGAATCCCTTCAGGCAGGAGATACGTCCTAGACTGTAGACACCAAGCGATACCGAGAAACGGGGATACAAGCTCTAGCATTTTAGCTAGAGTCGCAAATAAAGTCGATTATGTTGAATCAGGCGTAAAATCTTATAAATGCTAATTCTAGATACGTTTAATGTTGGATAGAACTTGGATATTAATTGGGGAAGACAGTTTAATCTGTGACATAGagttttgaaattttagcATAATAGAATTACTGGATAAATAACACGAAGTACGTTAgtaatattacgtatataaaatagtgagaaaaaatgtgcaaaatgtgtgtacatatattcttttacCATGGAGCTTCTAAAAGCTAGTCGAGAGAAAGAATAGCGTTGAAGATCCGAGTACATAATGAGTACATCACGGAAGAGGTCGAAATCAGGGGAGAGTGACAACTGGGACCCAAGAGAGGGCCGGAGATTTCCTGTCGGAAATCGAAGTTATTTCGCCGTTCcgggaaagagaagaagaaagttAGTCCATCGAACGAAAAAAGGATACGCTAGTCGAAGGTCGGGCCATGGAGGCGGCGGCGATGGAGAAGTAGGAAGAGATGGAGGACGAGGATAAGGATGAGGATAGGGAGGACAGGCGGGTGGAAAAATAAGGCCCCTTTCCGCGGAGCGGACCAAGCTGGCCAGTACTTGATACCATCTGTGTGCTCTCTCGACAATAATAGTATGGACCGAGAAATATGTGCGCGAGGCGCCGTGGGTTCTCTCCGACGTTTTGAGGGCGAAGAGGAAGAATGGCGTGgaggggaggaagagagaaagattgtGATGGCTTCGTGGAGAGGATGCGTGAAGGCGCAGGGGGGAGGAGGAGAcggaggaagagggagagggagcgGAAAGAACTCGTGTGCTCTCCTCCGGTGCACATACTGGAGCCCCACGGATGAGGCGAGTCCCCGCGATTGGCGGAGAGTGGTGGGGCGGCGCGCAACGAGCGAGGCCTCGCTGCCCTGCCGGCTGGGTCCGCTCTTAGATGATCATCCGGAGACACGGCTGATGGGGCCAGTAGGGGCCCCAGAAATTCCAACAAGGACGGGGCATAATGCGCGACTCAAGGTCGGTTCTACTACCGACGGCAAGGCCCCGACGGATGCGACCACGTTCAAGCAGGGTCGTACCGTGACCTCGCCGGATCTCCTCCCCGCCCTTCCCTTTTCCCTTCTCTTTCCTTGCCCTTCCATCGCGTCCCTTCTTCATGCTTCGTCCTACCTCTCCCTCATCCATTCGTCCTCATCCTCCGCTGTTCCTCAGCAATTCTGGCTACCCTCTCGTCCACCTTTCTCTGCTTGCTCCTGTCCTTATagcttgcgcgcgcgcgcagtcCCCACCAATGACAGAATCGTGCGCTGGCCCTCAGGCGCCCTGCGCTTCTGGATTACATTGCATGCGACGACATTCCGCGGGTCTGAAAAAATAGACTCCCTCGAGCGCcagaataatgataataaacaTGGACTTGGACACTTTGCAcaatgaaaaagaatttttgatGCTTTAATGAAGATTTTATCTTGCTctgatataaaaaagttaaataaatatttacgagattatatatttttattattatcaactaATATTAGTTTTCATTTATCACTTTTGGACGCAATTTTACATGCATTGCAATACGATGAAGAATATATGAGATGTACgagtgaaaatttaatatattttacaattagtatAAGAACgaaagattgtttttttacttctATCAAACAACAATATCTagttatatgaaattattttcttttgaagGATAAGCACTTctcacatttaaatatttaatgattaagGAATATTTAACAAGTCTCAGTTCCAGGATCCATTTATAGAGCATATTAATTGATTTGCTTTTAATGCTAGAGTAAAGCATTATATTGTgctatttaaactttaaactagTCTTTTATAAACCAGAACGTAGAATTCGCACCGAGGTCCTGGTTGCGACAATCCTGTCGGGGCTGTGGAGGCCCGCCTTTTTACGTCGGGTAAGAAAGAGGCGCTTGAGGCCGCCGAGAAGTGAGAGAGATGgcatgaaaaatatacgaTGGAGGAAGCGCCTGGAATGAGAGAGGAaaagatgaagaagaagaagaagaagaagaagtagaagaagaagagaaggaggaagaggatGAAGAGGGAGTACGTGGAGCCAGTTTATGCTCCATCCCGTTGAGGAGAGGAAAGAATCTGTGTGCGTGAGTTTGCGGTAGTAGGGGCAAAAGGGGTATTGGGGGAGGGATAGAACGGATACCGTAGAGAGGGGATAGGCAGGACTGGCCGGACGATGCAAGAAGCGAAGGAAGAGAAGgcaaaaagaggaaaaaaggtGGGATCCCTTAAAAATTGAGACCCACGGAGGTGGGGATCGGAATTTCGGGCCCCGTACACCGGCCAGTCTCGAGGAGGCCTTCGCGAAGATGAGGCGAGGAGAAAAGAGGAGATAGAAGAGTACACGAAAGCGCAGGAGAGCACGAGACGGGATTGAGAGGAGGAAGTGAAGAAGTGGAGAAACGAAAGGAgacgaagagagaaagagagagagagagggtggaagagaaatataaagaagagaggaagaagaggaaaaagcgGAGGTGGAGCAGGAGGAACAGGAGGAAGAAAGGCATCGCGTAGCCACAGAGAGTGCGCGCAGTCCACCGTGTACTCGGCATGGACCGTCAGTACACTCTCTGCATACTACCGGCACATCAGTACCGTAACTACGTGGACAATTACCATCATCATCAGCAACAGCAGGCGCAAAAGCAGCAACACAGAAGTTTGCAACCTCCAACATATCTTCAGTATCAACAGCAACGCTTGATTCAGCAGcggcagcaacagcagcagcaagaGCAGATCTACGAAAACGTCGTATCGCAATACCGCATGAGGATGTGCTATCATAATGATTACGAGAACGACGAGCAGATACAGAGGTTCTATTGGGAGCAGTGTTACCAGCGCGACGATACCGACACTACAGCATATTACTACTGCGAATATGTAAGGGCTCCACTTGGGATTACTCGATAATATTTCCAAGTACTTGTTGGTATCGCCAGTTAATATCGAGCGTCATTTCCTCTTTCCGAGGACGGAAATTGAGTGTATTTTAGTGCCTCTCTTCGCAACGTAAAATCACGTTCTTATCTTTCAGGAGGTGCTtcgcaaatattaaatattaaataatataaaataaataatataatataatattaaatattcttttacgaGGACGAAACGTGATTATGTGCCAGCAAATGTGAGCcgtcgaaatattttttagtgaGATCAATGTATTGTGATGCATTCTTTGCATAAAAAACCGTGTGGTTTTTTCGAATATTGGGAATACAGTGATGCCGCATCTGGGATCGTAAAACTGcatataataagaatttaattatattttccacgtgaaatatattttattaaacacagCATACATCAGAGATTATACTTATATGATTAAGATcaatctttttcattttaattatttctgaaaatattatacaaaatccAGATCCCtttcttcaattattatttatccaGAAAAGGTtccttttatattaaagaaagataGGGAGTTGTCTCCTtggatttattttcttggagGATATTTCGTTTAATCTTCTTCACTTATATTTCTTCAcgtataatctttttttatgtatacaaGTTACTATCTGACATTCTAGCGCGTGCAATTTGCACGTGATCGCTAAACAAATAATTGGAAACCGGACAGCTCGGCAACGCTGCTATTTATGGAAGTGGATTTGCCTAAATGCTTAGAATTTAAATGACTGCcgtttaaaagttacataactacgaaaaatctttttagcgtttatcattttcttaacACATCTAATTAGTTTGTCTCACATGTTACgagtaaagatatttttgcCGATTACAGTGATCGATACCAAAACGAGTGTTACATTAagttatatattgatataaatatgaaaattatttggtGACAGTTGTTCTAAAAAGGTTCAAATTCTTGTGTTATAGGCAAAGAAGGAGATCTATGACATAAAACATCAGAGGCTTTGCCTGGCGCAGGATGAGTACAATCACCTCAATAATGCCTTAACCACCCTTGGCGCATCGCGTACAAGTTGTGAGTGTGATTTAACAGAAAGTGgattttaatcgtttttttttttttttttttttttttaattaattagtaatttgGATAAATTATGCGCGCTATATACGCGGCTTATATTTACGAATGCTTCGTCAATCAATTATGACTAAAAAACTGttccattaataaaacaagattGCAGAAATTAAGGAATTTGCTATGAATTAAGGAATTTGTTTTGATAAGCagttttcgaattttttgagattttacGCGGTCAAATATCCGATTTGAAGTAAATTGTAACGCGAGTAGGCAGAAAAGCGTTTTCATCATCGGAAAGTGTTTGAACGGCCATTTGTGGTTCGCAGTGTGTTCCAGCTCGAGTTCCTTGAGCACCAAATACGACCCTGACCTGCTTAAATCGGACGTGGCACTCGCGAGGAGCCGAGTTTCTCGACTAAAACGAGAACTCGAGCAGATTCGAGCGGAGATGAATTGCACGCAACGAGGAGTGGATACTCTCGCCAGGTATTACGCACACGAACATTAATCGGCGACGGCCAATTTTTGTACTAAacattttaagtaatttaatctCAATTTTTCTCCCTCCggatttaagatttaatttaagaattacAAACGCATGAAAATCATATGTATGCAAAGTTTTGACCTACGATTATTTCAGTAACTTacgtcaataataattttgattcgtgaaatcaaaattttatcattatatatcgTAGAATTATGAACCagtcttttttttcaactacATCGACAGTTATTTGTATAGTAATTACAATACTTGAGAGTAATTCTAATTTctgcgatttatttttttccacaGTGTGGAACAAAAATTGAGCAACCATCATGGTGGATGCTACAACATCATGGAGGCGCAGGCGATCATGACGGAGCTCCGCAACATCCAGAAGTCCTTGAGTTCgggcgagaaagagaaggctGAGTTGATGCAATCGCTCGCGCAATTAAAGGACGAACTAACAAGGTTGCAACTATGCGAGGGCAGTCCGGAAGCTAGCACGCTCAGCTTGCCGCAGGAGAAGCTCAGCACAGCCTCCCAGACCGATCTCTCGGGTGAGCTGGTACCGATTGGCACCCGGCTGGCCGAGATGGCGCGTATGAGGCTGCAATACGATGAGGCGAGAAAACAGATCCAGCATATACAACAGCAGTTGGCTGATCTCGAGGAAAAGGTGACGCCGGGTCAAACCGAGAGTGATAAGGACAAGCTGCTACTATTCCAGGAGAAGGAACAATTGCTGAGGGAATTACGTAGCATCACGCCGCGCACGAGGACGCAACAGGACATGAAGAAGATCCAGTTGGAGATTCGCAGGCTCGAACAGGACCTTAATACCGCCTTCGAGCTTTCGAACAAAACCATTACCGATCGCGTACGACTCCACGAAGAGAAGCAACTGTTACTGCAGCAACTCAGGAATGCGCTGCGCTCGATGGCGATGTTGGAGGGCCAGTTGAAAACTTTGAGCGCTAGCACATTGTCAGTGAGCAGCAGTTCCAGTCTCGGAAGTCTCAGTACGACGAGCAGCAAGGGTTCCCTCAGTTCCGGGCTCAGTTTCACAGACATTTACGGTGGTCCGCAGTGTTTGGGATCGGTTAGTTCGCAACAGGAACGACCAGTTGATATGGTTGACCTTCACAGACGTGTCGAGAGACTGTTGCGTGGTTCCGAACAAAGCAATCTCGTCGGCACACCCTCACCCGGCAGATCACAGCCCAGTCTCTCCCCAAGATCGAGTCTGTCCAGTGTAAGCCCGCCGGTGTCGCCGTTGTACGAAAACGCACCGATGGGTCCGCCGCCCGCTTACGATCAGGTGGAGCAACAGAGAAGGCAATATCAGAGAGCAGCACCTGCAGCGATGATAACGACAACGGCGATAGCGACAGGGATTAGTGGTGCTGTCGCGTCGCACTTGGACGGGAATCACCTGGAAGACCGTTTGTCGGAATTCAGGCTGAGTCAGCAGCAAGGAGTAGCGTCGCAGCAAGAACAGTCGTGCTCTGTCAATTCGCAGGATCGTCTGAAACTCGTGGTCGGTCCCCATCCACCCGTCGAACTGCAATCGAGTAACATGTCCCAGGGTAGCGGCCTGGGCAGGCCTGGC is a window of Temnothorax longispinosus isolate EJ_2023e chromosome 1, Tlon_JGU_v1, whole genome shotgun sequence DNA encoding:
- the LOC139822902 gene encoding uncharacterized protein, with protein sequence MDRQYTLCILPAHQYRNYVDNYHHHQQQQAQKQQHRSLQPPTYLQYQQQRLIQQRQQQQQQEQIYENVVSQYRMRMCYHNDYENDEQIQRFYWEQCYQRDDTDTTAYYYCEYVRAPLGITR